In Phyllostomus discolor isolate MPI-MPIP mPhyDis1 chromosome 2, mPhyDis1.pri.v3, whole genome shotgun sequence, the following are encoded in one genomic region:
- the CDCA3 gene encoding cell division cycle-associated protein 3 — protein sequence MGSAKSIPVTPARPPPHNKHLARVADPRSPSAGILRTPIQVESSPQPNLPSGEQPEGPNQAQDSDPRSPTLGISRTPMKTSSGEPPSPLVKQLSEAFETEAPRANLPPEPIPPPEAPSSSELDLPLGTQFSLEDQIPRGSQAEPPSKQAFSEEETGQPSETFTVSQGSDKCMRDPETPRSSGSKCSRRKPKGKVLGRSPLTILQDDNSPGTLTPRQGKRPSPLSENIRELKEGAILRTGGQAWEQGQDHDKENQHFAVVEN from the exons ATGGGCTCAGCCAAGAGCATACCAGTGACTCCTGCGCGGCCTCCGCCGCACAACAAACATCTGGCTCGAGTGGCGGACCCGCGTTCACCTAGTGCCGGCATTCTGCGCACTCCCATCCAG GTGGAGAGCTCTCCACAGCCAAACCTGCCATCAGGGGAGCAGCCAGAGGGTCCTAATCAGGCCCAGGACTCAGATCCCCGCTCTCCTACACTCGGCATTTCAAGGACACCTATGAAGACCAGCAGCGGAG AGCCTCCAAGCCCACTGGTGAAACAGCTGAGTGAAGCATTTGAGACCGAAGCCCCCAGAGCAAATCTTCCCCCAGAGCCTATTCCACCCCCTGAGGCTCCTTCATCTTCTGAATTGGACTTGCCGCTGGGCACCCAGTTTTCTCTTGAAGACCAGATACCACGTGGGAGCCAGGCTGAGCCTCCCTCCAAGCAGGCATTTTCCGAGGAAGAAACAGGACAGCCCTCAGAAACCTTTACagtcagccagggctcagacaaGTGCATGAGAGACCCTGAGACACCCAGATCTTCAG GTTCTAAGTGCAGTAGACGGAAACCAAAGGGCAAAGTACTAGGGAGATCTCCCCTCACCATCCTGCAGGATGACAACTCCCCTGGGACTCTGACACCACGACAG GGTAAGCGGCCTTCCCCCCTGAGTGAAAACATTAGGGAACTAAAGGAAGGGGCCATTCTGAGAACTGGAGGACAAGCGTGGGAGCAAGGCCAGGATCATGATAAGGAAAACCAGCACTTCGCTGTGGTAGAGAACTAG
- the GNB3 gene encoding guanine nucleotide-binding protein G(I)/G(S)/G(T) subunit beta-3, producing the protein MGEMEQLRQEAEQLKKQIADARKACADTTMAELVSDLEVVGRVQMRTRRTLRGHLAKIYAMHWATDSKLLVSASQDGKLIVWDTYTTNKVHAIPLRSSWVMTCAYAPSGNFVACGGLDNMCSIYSLKSREGNVKVSRELSAHTGYLSCCRFLDDNNIVTSSGDTTCALWDIETGQQKTVFVGHTGDCMSLAVSPDYQLFVSGACDASAKLWDVREGTCRQTFTGHESDINAICFFPNGEAICTGSDDASCRLFDLRADQELTVYSHESIICGITSVAFSLSGRLLFAGYDDFNCNVWDSMKGERVGILSGHDNRVSCLGVTADGMAVATGSWDSFLKIWN; encoded by the exons ATGGGGGAGATGGAGCAGCTGCGGCAGGAAGCGGAACAGCTCAAGAAGCAGATCGCA GATGCCAGGAAAGCCTGTGCTGACACCACGATGGCAGAG CTTGTGTCTGACCTAGAAGTCGTGGGACGAGTCCAGATGCGGACCAGGCGGACGTTACGGGGACACCTGGCCAAGATTTATGCCATGCACTGGGCCACTGATTCCAA GCTGCTAGTGAGTGCCTCACAAGATGGAAAACTGATCGTGTGGGACACCTACACCACCAATAAG GTACATGCCATCCCTCTGCGCTCCTCCTGGGTCATGACCTGTGCCTATGCCCCATCGGGGAACTTCGTGGCGTGTGGGGGGCTGGACAACATGTGCTCTATCTACAGCCTCAAATCCCGTGAGGGCAATGTCAAGGTCAGCCGGGAACTCTCTGCTCACACAG GTTATCTCTCCTGCTGCCGCTTTCTGGATGACAACAACATTGTGACCAGCTCAGGGGACACCACGTG TGCTCTGTGGGATATCGAGACCGGGCAGCAGAAGACTGTGTTTGTGGGACACACAGGGGACTGCATGAGCCTGGCTGTGTCTCCCGACTACCAGCTCTTCGTTTCCGGGGCTTGTGATGCCAGCGCCAAGCTGTGGGATGTGCGGGAGGGGACCTGCCGGCAGACTTTCACCGGCCACGAGTCGGACATCAACGCCATCTGT TTCTTCCCCAATGGAGAGGCCATCTGCACAGGCTCAGACGACGCCTCCTGCCGTCTGTTTGACCTGCGGGCAGACCAGGAGCTGACCGTTTATTCCCATGAGAGCATCATCTGTGGCATCACATCTGTGGCTTTCTCCCTCAGTGGCCGCCTGCTCTTTGCAGGCTACGATGACTTCAACTGCAATGTCTGGGATTCCATGAAGGGCGAGCGTGTGG gCATCCTCTCTGGCCATGACAACAGGGTCAGCTGCCTGGGGGTCACAGCTGATGGGATGGCGGTGGCCACTGGCTCCTGGGACAGCTTCCTCAAAATCTGGAACTGA
- the P3H3 gene encoding prolyl 3-hydroxylase 3 yields MLRLLRLLLLLLLLPPPGSPEPPGLATLSPGAPPQAPDLLYADGLRAYSAGAWAPAVALLREAMRSYAELGRTRQDCGERCAAELGAALRDAPGSDSRPGPAPRAWERLLLRAALRRAECLSQCVAQRLGPGGAARLRVGSALRDAFRRREPYNYLQRAYYQLKKLDLAAAAAHTFFVANPTHLQMREDMAKYRRMSRVRQQSFRDLETPPHWAAYDSGLELLGRQEAELALPRLEEALQESLAQMERCRAGCEGPEEHQRDEEEEGTGSQAGLYEAIAGHWIQVLQCRQRCVGDTATRPGRSFPVPDFLPSQLRRLHEAHAQVGNLSQAMENVLSVLLFYPEDEAAKEALKRYQAQLGEPRPGLGPREDIRRFVLRSLGEKRQLYYAMEHLGTSFKDPDLWTPAAFIPETLREKLREDQEHRPWDHEPPQPKTLTNWKDVLLMEGVTLTQDARQLNGSERAVLDGLLTTAECGVLLQLAKDAAEAGARSGYRGRRSPHSPHERFEGLTVLKAAQLARAGAVGTQGAKLLLEVSERVRTLTQAYFSPERPLHLSFTHLVCRTAIEGEQEQRMDLSHPVHADNCVLDPDTGECWREPPAYTYRDYSGVLYLNDDFQGGDLFFTEPNALTVRAQVRPRCGRLVAFSSGGENPHGVWAVTRGRRCALALWHTWAPEHREQEWTEAKELLQEPEEEEEEEEEEEEEMPSKDPSPEPPSRRLQRVQDKAGKLPRVREEL; encoded by the exons ATGCTCCGGCTCCTTCGcttgctgctgctcctgctcctgctgcctcCCCCGGGATCCCCcgagcccccaggcctggccacGCTGTCCCCCGGAGCGCCCCCCCAGGCCCCTGACTTGCTCTACGCCGACGGGCTGCGCGCCTACTCCGCGGGGGCCTGGGCACCAGCGGTGGCGCTGCTGCGGGAGGCAATGCGTAGCTATGCGGAGCTGGGCCGCACGCGGCAGGACTGCGGAGAGCGCTGTGCTGCCGAGCTGGGGGCTGCACTCCGGGACGCCCCAGGGTCTGactcccggcccggcccagcacccagggcctGGGAGCGCCTTCTGCTCCGCGCCGCCCTGCGCCGCGCGGAGTGCCTGAGCCAGTGCGTGGCGCAAAGGCTGGGTCCCGGGGGCGCGGCGCGGCTCCGTGTGGGGAGCGCGCTGCGGGACGCCTTCCGCCGCCGGGAGCCCTACAACTACCTGCAGAGGGCCTACTATCAG CTGAAGAAGTTGGACCTGGCAGCAGCGGCAGCTCACACCTTCTTTGTAGCAAACCCCACGCACCTGCAGATGCGGGAAGACATGGCTAAGTACAGACGTATGTCTAGGGTTAGGCAGCAGAGCTTCCGCGACCTGGAGACGCCTCCACACTGG GCGGCCTATGACTCGGGCCTGGAGCTCCTGGGGCGCCAGGAGGCAGAACTGGCACTGCCCAGGCTTGAGGAGGCCCTGCAGGAGAGCCTGGCCCAGATGGAGAGATGCCGGGCTGGCTGTGAGGGGCCTGAGGAACATCAAAgggatgaagaggaggaagggactgGGAGCCAGGCGGGCCTCTATGAGGCTATTGCAG GGCACTGGATTCAGGTCCTGCAGTGCCGGCAGCGCTGCGTGGGGGACACTGCCACACGGCCTGGTCGCAGCTTCCCTGTCCCTGACTTCCTTCCCAGCCAGCTGAGGAGGCTGCATGAGGCCCATGCTCAGG TGGGCAATCTGTCCCAGGCTATGGAAAATGTCCTGAGTGTCCTGCTCTTCTATCCGGAGGATGAGGCTGCCAAGGAAGCTCTGAAACGGTACCAGGCCCAGCTGGGAGAGCCGAGACCTGGCCTCGGGCCGAGAGAG GACATCCGGCGCTTCGTCCTTCGGTCCCTGGGGGAGAAGAGACAGCTCTACTATGCCATGGAGCACCTGGGGACCAGCTTCAAGGATCCT GATCTCTGGACTCCAGCGGCTTTCATCCCTGAAACACTTAGAGAAAAGCTCAG AGAGGATCAAGAGCATCGGCCTTGGGACCACGAGCCTCCACAGCCAAAGACTTTGACTAACTGGAAGG ATGTCCTCCTCATGGAGGGAGTAACCCTGACCCAGGATGCAAGACAGCTGAATGGGTCGGAGCGAGCAGTGCTGGACGGCCTGCTCACCACAGCCGAGTGTGGGGTGCTGCTGCAGCTGGCCAAG GATGCAGCTGAGGCAGGAGCCAGGTCTGGCTATCGGGGCCGCCGCTCCCCTCACAGCCCCCATGAACGCTTCGAGGGGCTCACAGTGCTCAAGGCAGCACAG CTGGCCCGTGCTGGGGCTGTGGGCACTCAGGGCGCTAAGCTGCTTCTGGAGGTGAGCGAGCGTGTGCGGACCTTAACTCAGGCCTACTTCTCCCCGGAACGGCCCCTGCATCTCTCCTTCACCCACCTGGTGTGCCGTACTGCCATCGAAG GGGAGCAAGAGCAGCGCATGGACCTCAGCCACCCCGTGCACGCCGACAACTGCGTCCTGGACCCTGACACGGGAGAGTGCTGGCGGGAGCCCCCAGCCTACACTTATCGAGACTACAG TGGAGTCCTCTACCTCAATGATGACTTCCAGGGCGGGGACCTGTTCTTCACAGAGCCCAACGCCCTCACTGTCAGg GCTCAGGTTCGTCCTCGCTGTGGACGCCTCGTGGCCTTCAGCTCTGGTGGGGAGAATCCCCATGGTGTGTGGGCCGTGACTCGGGGCCGGCGCTGCGCCCTGGCACTTTGGCACACGTGGGCACCTGAGCACAGGGAGCAG GAGTGGACAGAAGCCAAAGAGCTACTGCAGgagccggaggaggaggaggaggaggaggaggaagaagaagaagaaatgcctAGCAAAGACCCTTCCCCAGAACCCCCCAGCCGCAGGCTTCAGCGGGTCCAGGACAAGGCTGGGAAGCTGCCTCGGGTCCGAGAGGAGCTGTGA